One Flagellimonas sp. CMM7 genomic region harbors:
- a CDS encoding M15 family metallopeptidase: MKRRTFIKKTAVSGLACTFPPVLTLNSDPDYSILELMGKAEIALYGEGINLREEAYEAFVKMKKAAYSDGFDIKMVSSFRDFYRQEGIWERKYLRYTEDDEMQPLEAIDKIIEYSTIPGTSRHHWGTDIDIIDGYPKVTGDVLVPEKFEEGGPFMKFKAWLDENSESFGFYLVYTDEPKRRGFKYEPWHYSYAPISIPMLTAFRKKNILRLLQNEDFVGCEHFTTGFLKTYIQNNILDINQNLL, from the coding sequence ATGAAAAGAAGGACTTTCATCAAAAAAACAGCGGTTTCAGGTCTTGCCTGTACTTTTCCACCGGTTTTAACTCTTAATTCCGACCCAGACTATTCTATTCTTGAACTTATGGGCAAAGCTGAAATAGCGCTTTATGGAGAGGGCATTAATTTAAGGGAAGAGGCATATGAGGCTTTTGTGAAAATGAAAAAAGCCGCATATTCAGATGGCTTTGATATTAAAATGGTATCAAGTTTTAGGGATTTTTACAGACAGGAGGGTATTTGGGAACGAAAGTACTTGCGTTACACGGAAGATGATGAAATGCAACCTTTGGAAGCCATTGATAAAATTATAGAATACTCAACAATCCCCGGTACCAGTAGACATCATTGGGGAACCGATATTGATATTATTGATGGATACCCTAAAGTTACGGGAGATGTTCTGGTTCCTGAAAAATTTGAAGAAGGAGGTCCGTTTATGAAGTTTAAGGCATGGCTTGATGAAAACTCGGAAAGTTTTGGATTTTATTTGGTATATACTGACGAACCTAAAAGAAGAGGTTTCAAATACGAGCCTTGGCATTACAGCTATGCCCCCATATCAATCCCTATGTTGACTGCCTTCAGAAAAAAGAATATTCTTAGGCTACTTCAAAATGAAGATTTTGTGGGCTGCGAACATTTTACAACAGGATTTCTAAAGACTTACATTCAAAATAATATTTTAGATATCAATCAAAACCTGTTATAA
- a CDS encoding M48 family metalloprotease, translated as MRRGSWKIRILIGLAIVAFAFIQRCSNKEENPYTGRVQNINMSADQEIAIGLQSAPEMAQQHGGLYPDERMQALVDAVGNKLIQNSIARETPYKYDFHLLADDRAINAFALPGGQCFITYALFSQLTEAQLAGVLGHEIGHVIGRHSAERIAESSFWQTLATGASVGGDMGSLVSGIGQNTLLKNGRGDELESDELGVLFMIQAGYDPYEMIKVMEILKSAAGPNRVPEFQSTHPDPENRIEKIKEAIEKYSGR; from the coding sequence ATGAGAAGAGGAAGTTGGAAAATTCGTATCCTTATCGGCTTAGCTATCGTAGCTTTTGCGTTTATCCAACGCTGCAGCAACAAAGAAGAAAATCCATATACGGGAAGAGTTCAAAATATAAACATGTCGGCCGATCAAGAGATTGCTATTGGTTTGCAAAGCGCTCCAGAAATGGCGCAGCAACATGGTGGGTTGTATCCAGATGAAAGAATGCAGGCTTTGGTAGATGCTGTTGGCAATAAGCTCATTCAAAATAGTATCGCAAGAGAAACACCCTACAAATATGATTTTCATTTATTGGCTGATGATAGGGCCATAAATGCATTTGCATTGCCAGGCGGTCAGTGTTTTATTACCTATGCCCTATTCTCTCAACTTACAGAAGCACAATTGGCCGGAGTACTTGGTCATGAAATTGGCCACGTAATTGGCAGACACTCGGCTGAACGCATTGCCGAAAGTAGTTTTTGGCAAACTTTGGCAACCGGTGCATCAGTTGGTGGTGATATGGGAAGTTTGGTAAGCGGTATTGGCCAGAACACATTATTGAAAAATGGTAGAGGTGATGAACTGGAAAGTGATGAATTGGGTGTGTTGTTCATGATCCAGGCTGGATATGATCCATATGAGATGATTAAGGTCATGGAAATTTTAAAATCTGCTGCTGGCCCCAATAGAGTTCCGGAATTTCAAAGTACCCATCCTGATCCAGAAAACAGGATTGAAAAAATTAAGGAAGCCATTGAAAAATATTCCGGTCGATAG
- a CDS encoding DUF6747 family protein: protein MGTLLHFKSLYTEAFDDCRPSFIVLLLKGYAIFCAILLFMALYAFLYRAFTGFDF from the coding sequence ATGGGAACACTATTACATTTCAAAAGTCTTTACACGGAAGCGTTTGATGACTGCAGACCTAGCTTTATTGTCCTTTTGCTAAAAGGATATGCTATATTTTGTGCCATACTGTTATTTATGGCACTATACGCATTTTTATATCGAGCTTTTACAGGGTTTGATTTTTAA
- a CDS encoding ankyrin repeat domain-containing protein: MKKTILTVAAACMLTVTGVCANETTSTFEVDLNLTEVSVEINSFCKAIVKGDFETVKKLIELGEDVNQKSLGMAPIHFAARYNQTEILELLIANGANVKKRCDKGYTAKKYAELSNAVEAMEILKLAMKK; this comes from the coding sequence ATGAAAAAAACAATCCTAACAGTAGCGGCAGCATGTATGCTGACGGTTACAGGCGTATGCGCCAATGAAACAACATCAACTTTTGAAGTTGATTTAAATTTGACAGAGGTTTCTGTTGAGATTAATTCGTTTTGCAAAGCAATTGTGAAAGGAGATTTTGAAACAGTAAAAAAGCTTATCGAATTGGGAGAGGATGTAAATCAAAAATCACTGGGAATGGCTCCAATCCATTTTGCAGCTCGTTATAATCAAACAGAAATTTTGGAGCTGCTTATTGCTAATGGAGCAAACGTGAAAAAGCGATGTGACAAAGGGTATACTGCGAAAAAATATGCGGAACTATCAAATGCTGTAGAAGCAATGGAAATACTTAAATTGGCTATGAAGAAATAA
- the gpmI gene encoding 2,3-bisphosphoglycerate-independent phosphoglycerate mutase — MNKKTILMILDGWGKSPDPKISAIAQANTPFVDSLYSKYPDANLLTDGMNVGLPEGQMGNSEVGHMNLGAGRIVYQDLAKINKAVKENTLKQEVVLMEAFNYAKSNNKPVHFLGLVSDGGVHSHIDHLKALIKACDESGVQKSFVHAFTDGRDVDPKSGKEFLQDVTDYCSDKNAKLATVIGRYYAMDRDKRWERVKLAYDVLVNNEGEKVQDVSKAIQKSYDEGITDEFIKPLVLTDTLSKPLTKIENGDVIIFFNFRTDRGRELTQALNQQDFHEQNMHKLDLYYVTMTNYDDSFKDVKVVYDKENLKDTLGEVLARNGKKQIRIAETEKYPHVTFFFNGGREEPFDGEKRILCPSPKVATYDLKPEMSAYEIRDAIIPELKKGEASFVCLNFANPDMVGHTGIMEAAIKACETVDECAKDVIAAGLENGYSTIVIADHGNCDTMVNPDGSPNTAHTTNPVPLILVDNDIKEIKDGVLGDIAPTILKLIGVEKPSLMTQESLI, encoded by the coding sequence ATGAACAAGAAGACAATCCTAATGATATTGGATGGGTGGGGTAAATCTCCCGACCCAAAAATTTCGGCCATAGCTCAAGCAAATACTCCATTTGTAGATTCTTTATATTCCAAATACCCAGATGCAAACCTGCTTACAGACGGAATGAATGTAGGCCTTCCAGAAGGTCAGATGGGTAATAGCGAAGTAGGTCACATGAATTTGGGAGCAGGTAGGATAGTCTATCAAGATCTGGCAAAAATCAATAAAGCCGTAAAAGAGAATACCCTTAAACAAGAGGTGGTTTTAATGGAAGCTTTCAATTATGCCAAGTCTAACAACAAACCTGTACATTTTTTAGGTTTGGTAAGTGATGGTGGGGTACATAGTCATATAGACCACCTAAAGGCTTTAATAAAAGCATGTGATGAAAGTGGGGTGCAAAAATCCTTTGTTCATGCATTTACAGACGGCAGGGATGTAGATCCAAAAAGTGGGAAAGAATTTTTGCAGGATGTGACGGACTATTGCTCAGATAAAAATGCCAAACTTGCAACCGTTATAGGAAGGTATTATGCCATGGACCGAGATAAAAGATGGGAACGAGTTAAATTGGCCTATGATGTATTGGTTAATAATGAAGGAGAAAAGGTTCAGGATGTTTCTAAGGCCATTCAAAAAAGTTATGATGAAGGTATTACCGATGAATTCATTAAGCCATTGGTCTTAACCGATACGTTATCTAAACCTTTAACAAAAATTGAGAATGGAGATGTTATCATTTTCTTCAATTTTAGAACGGATAGAGGAAGGGAACTCACCCAAGCACTAAATCAGCAAGATTTTCATGAACAAAATATGCATAAGTTGGACTTGTACTACGTTACCATGACCAATTATGATGATTCGTTCAAAGATGTTAAAGTTGTATATGATAAAGAAAATCTGAAAGATACGCTAGGAGAAGTTCTAGCCAGAAACGGAAAAAAACAAATACGCATTGCAGAAACAGAGAAGTACCCTCATGTAACCTTCTTCTTCAATGGAGGTAGAGAAGAACCTTTTGATGGAGAAAAGAGAATTCTATGTCCTTCACCTAAAGTGGCTACCTACGATTTGAAGCCAGAAATGAGTGCTTATGAAATTAGGGACGCCATTATACCAGAATTGAAAAAAGGAGAGGCTAGTTTTGTATGCCTCAACTTTGCCAACCCAGATATGGTGGGGCATACGGGGATTATGGAAGCTGCAATTAAAGCCTGTGAAACCGTTGATGAATGCGCCAAAGATGTCATTGCAGCTGGTTTAGAAAATGGTTATTCAACTATTGTGATTGCCGATCATGGAAACTGCGACACTATGGTAAACCCAGATGGAAGTCCCAATACAGCCCATACAACAAATCCTGTTCCGCTTATACTAGTGGACAATGATATTAAAGAAATAAAAGATGGTGTATTAGGTGATATAGCTCCAACTATTTTAAAATTAATTGGAGTTGAAAAACCTTCACTAATGACTCAAGAGTCATTGATATAG
- the map gene encoding type I methionyl aminopeptidase, translating to MIKIKTAEEIELMRESALVVSRTLGMLASEIKPGANPLHLDKLAEDFIREQGAEPGFLGMYDFPNTLNWSPNAQVVHGIPNNELLKDGDVVSVDCGAFKNGFYGDHAYTFEVGEVAEDTKKLLRITKESLYMGIREFKLGNRVGDVGFAIQNYCENHGYGIVRELVGHGLGTELHEDPQMPNYGKRGRGKKFVDGMVVAIEPMVNMGTRRIKQLKDGWTILTADGKPSAHFEHDVALVGGKPELLSTFQYIYDALGIVNNEEAEFRSKKLQL from the coding sequence ATGATAAAGATTAAGACTGCAGAGGAGATTGAACTAATGCGAGAAAGTGCATTGGTGGTTTCCAGAACTTTAGGGATGTTGGCCTCTGAGATTAAACCTGGGGCAAATCCATTACACCTGGACAAGCTGGCTGAAGATTTTATTCGAGAGCAAGGAGCGGAGCCTGGTTTTTTGGGTATGTATGACTTTCCAAATACTTTGAATTGGAGTCCAAATGCACAAGTTGTGCATGGTATTCCAAATAATGAATTGCTCAAAGATGGAGACGTGGTGTCTGTAGACTGCGGAGCATTCAAAAATGGGTTTTATGGTGATCATGCATATACTTTTGAAGTTGGCGAAGTAGCGGAAGACACCAAAAAATTACTCAGAATCACAAAGGAATCCTTATATATGGGAATCCGCGAATTTAAGCTTGGAAATCGTGTTGGAGATGTTGGTTTTGCCATTCAAAATTATTGTGAGAACCATGGTTATGGTATCGTAAGAGAATTGGTAGGTCATGGATTGGGCACTGAACTTCATGAAGACCCCCAAATGCCCAACTATGGCAAACGCGGCCGTGGAAAAAAGTTTGTAGATGGAATGGTGGTAGCCATTGAGCCTATGGTAAATATGGGAACCAGAAGAATAAAACAGCTTAAAGATGGGTGGACCATTTTGACAGCTGATGGGAAACCCAGTGCTCATTTTGAACATGATGTAGCCCTTGTGGGTGGAAAACCCGAACTGCTTTCCACTTTCCAATATATTTATGATGCCCTTGGTATTGTAAACAACGAAGAAGCAGAGTTTAGAAGTAAAAAATTACAACTTTAG
- a CDS encoding class I SAM-dependent methyltransferase translates to MKRLFKFFLNLIPRPLLIKLSYWVRPLIAFSLKGNNYTDPIDGKSFRAFLPYGYENPRENVLSPSTLSLERHRLLWLYLKNETDFFTKANKVLHFAPEQAFHKRFKKLGNIDYTTTDLNSPLAEVKADICNLPFNDDSFDVILCNHVLEHIPDDTKAMQELFRILKPGGWGIFQIPQDLKREETFEDDSITDRKERAKIFGQYDHVRIYGRDYFHKLRSIGFKVEEVDYTQKLPEEEVEQYRLAKGEIIPFVRK, encoded by the coding sequence ATGAAACGGCTCTTTAAATTTTTCTTGAACCTTATCCCAAGACCATTACTTATAAAACTAAGTTATTGGGTAAGACCATTAATAGCCTTTTCTCTAAAAGGGAATAATTACACTGATCCTATTGACGGAAAAAGTTTTAGAGCATTTCTACCTTATGGCTATGAAAATCCCAGGGAAAATGTGCTCTCCCCCTCTACCCTATCTTTAGAACGGCACAGATTGCTGTGGCTGTATTTAAAAAATGAAACTGACTTTTTTACCAAAGCAAATAAAGTGCTTCATTTTGCGCCGGAACAAGCTTTTCATAAAAGGTTTAAAAAACTAGGAAACATTGACTATACTACCACTGATTTGAACTCTCCGTTAGCGGAAGTAAAAGCGGATATATGCAATCTTCCTTTTAACGATGATTCTTTTGATGTTATTCTTTGTAATCATGTTTTGGAACACATCCCAGATGATACCAAAGCGATGCAAGAGTTGTTTCGTATTCTGAAACCAGGAGGTTGGGGCATTTTTCAAATTCCGCAGGATTTAAAAAGAGAAGAAACATTTGAAGACGATTCCATAACTGATAGAAAGGAAAGAGCCAAGATTTTTGGTCAATATGACCATGTACGTATCTATGGCAGGGATTACTTTCACAAATTAAGAAGCATTGGCTTTAAAGTTGAAGAAGTGGATTACACTCAAAAATTACCTGAAGAAGAAGTCGAACAATATAGATTGGCAAAAGGCGAAATCATTCCCTTTGTCAGGAAATGA
- a CDS encoding FAD:protein FMN transferase: MIQRILFTFGLTLLFGCNTNTWIKNQIAGNALGTTYSIIYISDKEENYRQEIDSVFQVINQSLSTYIPTSDISKINNGDSTITVDHMFQEVFKTSSMVYEASNGYFDPTIGVLANAWGFGPGEQLKLDSLKVDSLLKYVGWDKVKLNHDGTITKNHPELRFDFNAVAKGYTIDRLGALLNAKGLENYLVELGGEVITKGQNRISGKQWSVGIDDPQVEVGRQLKQIIVLEDKAMASSGNYRKFRIDPETGKKYVHTINPKTGYTKNSKVLATSVVASSCAEADAYATAFMAMDLEDSKSLLTNQNNLEAYIIYLDESGETLEFMTPGFKSLIK; this comes from the coding sequence ATGATACAACGAATACTTTTTACATTTGGACTTACATTGCTTTTTGGATGCAACACCAATACATGGATAAAAAATCAAATTGCGGGTAATGCATTGGGCACTACCTATTCCATTATCTATATTTCAGACAAAGAAGAGAACTATCGGCAAGAGATAGATTCTGTTTTTCAGGTGATCAATCAATCACTTTCAACTTATATCCCAACTTCAGACATTTCAAAAATTAATAATGGCGATTCAACTATAACGGTGGATCATATGTTCCAAGAGGTTTTTAAGACATCTAGTATGGTATATGAGGCCTCCAATGGCTATTTTGACCCAACTATTGGTGTCTTGGCAAATGCTTGGGGTTTTGGTCCAGGAGAACAGCTAAAACTGGACAGCCTTAAAGTTGACAGTTTATTGAAGTATGTTGGTTGGGACAAGGTTAAACTAAATCATGATGGTACCATAACCAAAAATCACCCGGAATTACGTTTTGATTTTAATGCTGTTGCCAAAGGATACACCATTGACCGTTTAGGGGCTTTATTGAATGCTAAGGGTCTTGAAAATTATTTGGTTGAATTAGGCGGTGAGGTCATAACCAAGGGCCAAAATAGGATTTCAGGTAAACAATGGAGTGTGGGGATAGACGACCCCCAAGTTGAGGTTGGACGACAGCTGAAACAGATAATTGTTCTAGAGGATAAGGCCATGGCATCTTCTGGAAATTATAGGAAGTTTAGAATAGACCCAGAAACAGGAAAAAAGTATGTCCATACCATCAATCCCAAAACTGGATATACTAAAAACTCAAAGGTTTTGGCAACTAGTGTGGTAGCAAGTTCCTGTGCCGAAGCGGATGCCTACGCAACAGCCTTTATGGCTATGGATTTGGAGGATTCCAAGAGCTTGTTGACTAATCAAAACAATCTGGAAGCCTATATCATTTACTTGGATGAAAGTGGAGAAACGCTTGAGTTTATGACCCCTGGATTTAAAAGCTTGATTAAGTAA
- a CDS encoding Na(+)-translocating NADH-quinone reductase subunit F, translating to MEERRQLTEQELHNLAMNIVGKQLEEDGFEFMGINSKPKKNPQYVCLKDKMLHFIVVRNVEYPKSTTVFDNELMGKVKNHADKFEAKTYFAGVGLSNASDQELPVYLNEDYIVDYQGLIEI from the coding sequence ATGGAAGAACGAAGACAACTTACGGAACAAGAACTTCATAACTTAGCCATGAATATTGTTGGAAAACAATTGGAAGAGGATGGTTTTGAATTTATGGGAATCAACAGCAAACCAAAAAAGAACCCCCAGTATGTTTGCCTCAAAGATAAAATGCTACATTTTATTGTGGTACGGAATGTTGAATACCCGAAAAGCACAACAGTTTTTGATAATGAATTGATGGGAAAGGTTAAAAATCATGCGGATAAGTTCGAAGCCAAGACTTATTTTGCAGGAGTTGGGCTTTCCAACGCATCTGACCAAGAACTTCCAGTATATTTAAATGAAGATTATATTGTTGATTATCAAGGGTTAATTGAGATTTAA
- the nqrF gene encoding NADH:ubiquinone reductase (Na(+)-transporting) subunit F has protein sequence MILATSTGGTILITVVAFLVLLLLLVALLLFTKEKLSPSGPVTLTINGEKQIEVASGGTLLSTLGNQKVFLPSACGGGGTCIQCECHVLSGGGEALPTETPHFSRKELQHGARLACQVKVKQDMDITIPEEVFGIKKWAGKVVRNYNVASFIKEFVVEIPEDMNYKAGGYIQIEIPPCEIKYSDIDITAHPAEHETPDKFKNEWDKFNLWPLVMKNPETVERAYSMASYPAEGREIMLNVRIATPPWDRSKNGWMDVNPGVASSYIFGLKEGDPVTISGPFGEFFINESEAEMLYVGGGAGMAPMRSHLYHLFRTLKTNRKVTYWYGGRSKRELFYIDHFKQLEKDFPNFKFYMALSEPMEEDNWKVKEDIDADGDGFVGFIHNCVIDNYLNHHEAPEDIELYFCGPPLMNKAVQKMGEDFGIPDENIRFDDFGG, from the coding sequence ATGATATTAGCTACAAGTACAGGTGGTACTATTTTAATTACGGTAGTTGCATTTCTAGTTTTATTATTGCTTTTGGTAGCGTTGTTACTTTTCACCAAAGAAAAGCTTTCACCTTCTGGGCCAGTAACCTTGACCATTAACGGAGAGAAGCAAATAGAAGTGGCTTCTGGTGGTACTTTACTTTCTACATTAGGAAACCAAAAAGTGTTTTTGCCATCAGCATGTGGTGGTGGTGGAACCTGTATTCAGTGTGAATGCCATGTGCTTTCCGGAGGCGGTGAGGCATTACCAACTGAAACACCGCATTTTTCTAGAAAAGAGCTACAACATGGCGCGCGTTTAGCTTGTCAAGTTAAGGTAAAGCAGGACATGGACATTACGATTCCAGAAGAAGTCTTTGGAATTAAAAAATGGGCGGGTAAAGTGGTGCGTAACTATAATGTTGCTTCGTTTATCAAAGAATTTGTTGTTGAAATTCCTGAGGATATGAATTACAAAGCAGGTGGATATATTCAGATTGAAATACCACCTTGCGAGATAAAGTATTCAGATATTGATATTACAGCGCACCCTGCAGAACATGAAACTCCAGATAAGTTCAAGAATGAATGGGATAAATTTAATTTATGGCCACTTGTCATGAAGAATCCAGAAACGGTGGAGCGTGCTTACTCCATGGCCTCATATCCTGCGGAAGGTCGTGAAATCATGTTAAACGTACGTATTGCAACCCCGCCATGGGATCGCTCCAAAAATGGATGGATGGATGTAAACCCTGGTGTTGCCTCCTCTTATATTTTTGGATTAAAAGAAGGTGACCCTGTTACCATTTCAGGTCCATTTGGGGAGTTCTTTATCAATGAATCCGAAGCCGAGATGTTGTATGTAGGTGGTGGTGCCGGTATGGCTCCAATGCGTTCACACTTGTATCACTTGTTCAGGACTTTAAAAACAAATAGAAAAGTTACCTATTGGTACGGAGGTCGTTCAAAACGAGAGTTGTTCTACATTGACCACTTTAAACAATTAGAAAAGGATTTTCCAAACTTTAAATTCTACATGGCGCTTTCAGAACCTATGGAAGAGGATAATTGGAAAGTGAAAGAAGATATTGATGCTGATGGAGATGGCTTTGTAGGTTTTATTCATAACTGTGTTATAGATAATTACTTAAATCATCATGAAGCTCCTGAAGATATTGAGCTATATTTCTGTGGACCTCCATTAATGAACAAAGCAGTTCAGAAAATGGGAGAAGATTTTGGTATTCCAGATGAGAATATCAGATTCGATGATTTTGGCGGATAG
- the nqrE gene encoding NADH:ubiquinone reductase (Na(+)-transporting) subunit E, with protein sequence MLEHLELFFKSIFIDNMVFAVFLGMCSYLAVSKKVATAVGLGAAVIFVLAVTVPLNWLLDQYLLRDGALVWLGPEYADYNLSFLSFILFIATIATMVQLVEIVVEKFSPSLYNSLGIFLPLIAVNCAILGGSLFMQAREIPSLGLAFNYGVSSGIGWFLAILAIAAIREKIRYSNVPAPLRGLGITFIITGLMGIGFQSFGGMLTGDNEPPEGTEPVTAEKIEEKEIKKEIEDEDKAVSYNEVINE encoded by the coding sequence ATGTTAGAACATTTAGAACTGTTTTTTAAGTCCATCTTCATAGATAATATGGTATTTGCGGTCTTTTTGGGAATGTGTTCCTATTTAGCCGTATCAAAGAAAGTGGCAACAGCCGTAGGATTAGGAGCTGCCGTTATATTTGTTTTGGCCGTTACGGTACCTTTAAACTGGTTGTTAGATCAATACTTATTGAGAGATGGGGCATTGGTTTGGTTAGGCCCGGAGTATGCCGATTATAACCTTAGCTTCCTATCATTTATTCTGTTTATCGCTACCATTGCAACGATGGTACAATTGGTGGAGATTGTGGTGGAAAAGTTCTCTCCCTCACTATACAACTCTTTGGGTATTTTCTTGCCTTTGATTGCGGTAAACTGTGCTATTTTGGGAGGCTCCCTGTTTATGCAGGCAAGAGAGATTCCAAGTTTGGGATTGGCGTTCAATTATGGGGTTAGCTCTGGTATTGGATGGTTCTTGGCTATTTTGGCCATTGCAGCGATTCGGGAAAAAATAAGATACTCAAATGTACCAGCTCCACTTCGTGGATTGGGAATTACATTTATCATTACTGGTTTGATGGGAATTGGGTTCCAAAGTTTTGGTGGAATGCTAACAGGTGACAATGAACCACCTGAGGGAACAGAACCAGTTACAGCGGAAAAAATTGAAGAAAAAGAAATTAAAAAAGAGATTGAAGACGAAGACAAAGCAGTCTCTTATAATGAAGTCATAAACGAATAA
- a CDS encoding NADH:ubiquinone reductase (Na(+)-transporting) subunit D — MALLSKKDANLILDPLADNNPITIQVLGICSALAITAELKASLVMAISVIFVLGVGNVVISLMRNVIPSKIRIIVQLIVVATLVIIVDQVLKAFAYELSKTLSVFVGLIITNCIIMGRFEAFALGNGPWKSFLDGIGNALGYGVILIIVGFFRELFGSGTLFGIPVLGDPIAKTGLYATGYENNGFMIIPPAALIVVGIIIWVQRSRNKALIEEA, encoded by the coding sequence ATGGCATTGCTTTCAAAAAAAGATGCAAATCTAATTTTAGACCCATTAGCGGATAACAATCCAATAACCATTCAGGTTTTGGGAATCTGTTCAGCATTGGCAATTACAGCGGAACTTAAAGCCTCTTTGGTAATGGCAATCTCGGTAATTTTTGTACTGGGAGTAGGTAACGTGGTCATTTCGTTGATGCGTAACGTGATTCCTTCAAAAATCAGGATTATCGTTCAACTTATCGTTGTGGCAACCTTGGTAATTATTGTAGACCAGGTTTTAAAGGCATTTGCGTATGAGTTGAGTAAAACCCTTTCGGTTTTTGTTGGGTTGATTATTACCAACTGTATTATCATGGGGCGTTTTGAGGCCTTTGCTTTAGGTAATGGTCCATGGAAATCCTTTTTAGATGGCATTGGTAATGCACTTGGCTATGGAGTAATACTGATCATTGTTGGATTTTTCCGTGAGCTTTTTGGTTCAGGGACCTTATTTGGAATTCCGGTATTGGGAGATCCAATAGCGAAGACTGGGCTATATGCAACAGGATATGAGAACAACGGATTTATGATTATACCACCAGCAGCATTGATAGTTGTGGGTATCATCATTTGGGTGCAGCGTTCAAGAAATAAAGCATTAATAGAAGAAGCATAA
- a CDS encoding Na(+)-translocating NADH-quinone reductase subunit C has translation MGINTDKNSYTVIFAIIMVVIVGSVLAFLASGLNDRIKENERFEKQQNILYAMGVNENTEDSGVNFIPTDVVEGEFSKYIKEQYVFVDGDVQKDDQAFLIDMKKQLAAFKSGGEARLPIFIGEKDGKKSYILPMYGKGLWDAIWGFISVDDNMTVQGVYFDHKAETPGLGANIKMRFFMDDFIGESLLEGKSYAGVSVAKGNNDPLNNDKEDNEVDALAGATITGNGVSAMIKETLKVYKPYLETIRTN, from the coding sequence ATGGGAATTAACACAGATAAAAACTCATATACCGTAATCTTTGCAATCATAATGGTTGTAATTGTAGGTTCTGTCCTTGCTTTTTTGGCATCTGGCCTAAATGATAGAATCAAGGAAAATGAACGTTTTGAAAAACAACAGAATATCCTTTACGCCATGGGTGTAAATGAGAATACCGAAGATAGTGGGGTAAATTTTATTCCCACAGATGTGGTTGAGGGTGAGTTTTCAAAATACATTAAAGAACAATATGTTTTTGTGGATGGTGATGTTCAAAAAGATGACCAAGCCTTTTTGATTGATATGAAGAAGCAGTTGGCTGCCTTTAAAAGTGGAGGTGAAGCACGGTTGCCTATTTTCATTGGTGAAAAAGATGGCAAGAAATCATATATCCTGCCAATGTACGGTAAAGGATTATGGGATGCCATTTGGGGCTTTATTTCGGTTGATGATAATATGACTGTTCAAGGAGTTTATTTTGATCATAAAGCGGAAACCCCCGGTCTTGGCGCAAATATTAAAATGCGCTTTTTTATGGACGATTTTATAGGTGAATCTTTGTTGGAAGGTAAAAGTTATGCCGGCGTAAGTGTAGCAAAAGGAAACAATGACCCATTGAACAATGATAAAGAAGATAATGAAGTTGATGCACTTGCAGGTGCAACGATCACTGGAAATGGAGTTTCAGCGATGATAAAAGAAACCTTAAAGGTTTACAAACCTTACTTAGAAACCATTAGAACAAACTAA